One window from the genome of Esox lucius isolate fEsoLuc1 chromosome 23, fEsoLuc1.pri, whole genome shotgun sequence encodes:
- the sbf1 gene encoding myotubularin-related protein 5 isoform X8, translating to MNSEMARLADYFVVVGYDLDKRGGSEGQGRILQRFPEKDWEDNPFPQGIELFCQPNGWQLVPEREPPSFFVSVLTDINSERHYCACFTFWEGLDNPQLQKAETSEVDEDEVPGLIQPAQVFAPKSLVLVSRLDHTEVFRNCLGLIYTVHVDSLSVPLETVIGNLLTCVIPTAGGSQINESPVCSLNLSVPQALACDWLLGCFQDQPGQEEREESLRTITLGAGDRQVIQTPINDSLPVSGSSVAHLFRQLGIVNVLYLFCAALTEHKILFLSRSYQRLTDACRGLLAIMFPLKYSFTYVPILPGKLLEVLSTPTPFIIGVNSFFRSETQELLDVIIADLDGGTVTVPECVHISLLPDPLLQQTQTALSMVLDPELETADHAFPPSSTQPSSLKIQDKEIRAVFLWLFAQLFHGYRWCLHIIRIHPEPVIRFHKAAFLGQRALTEDDFLMKVLDGMAFAGFISERGPPYRPTDLFDDLIANQVERIRQEECYPHKVMNHVKELAEQLFKNENPYPAVAMHKVQRPVESPGHGDPKNLTIFPLLDDVTVQLFIDHAAAKLKGAPPVVKAELKGMVPSGPPLGDIVDRHGHVLANSARRLEVVRNCITYIFDNKMLEAKKLMPAVLRALKGRAARVCLTQELNQHVLQNRAVLDDQQFDYIVRMMNCTLQDCSHMDEHGIAAALLPLVTAFCRKLGAGITQFAYSCVQDHMVWTNMQFWEAMFYSDVQNHIRALYLEADEGAQPSSESVPAGGQELLGALELASEQSRLWPALSKEQQSERVQKEESTVFSQAIHYANRMSYLLLPLDTSKNRLLNRTGIGDVESVSNSYVTNSIAGSMAESYDTESGFEDAESSDVANSVVRFINRFVDKVCNESGVTNEHLKALHTMIPDIVQMHIETLDAVHRESKRLPPIQKPKLLRPVLLLGEEFVMDGMRVHLLADGREEATGAMGGPPLLPAEGAIFLTTYRLIFKGTPHDPLVGEQVVTRSFPIASLTKEKRISVTMPMDQYIQEGLQLRSCTFQLLKIAFDEEVASDLAEVFRKHMHKLRYPQHVQGTFAFTVGQCGKTLVEHKTKDKNQSIKTLSKNLVKSAKRTIGRQYVTRKKYTPPTWENRGSLQSEPDEDDISVSEELDPSSLTLSSTIRSSDRQTMSNVVERACCRDYQRLGLGTLSNSLTRSKNEPFRISTVNRMYTVCRSYPGLLIVPQSIPDSTIQRISRCYRQNRFPVVCWRNSRTKAVLLRSAGLHAKGVVGFFKSPNASSAGPSQTDSTSLEQEKYMQAIISSMPSYSEPSGRNTLSGFTSTHMSTSESSDKLRQPKIGALMKQVMGGKDEVPGTFSRGALGQRARVISLSQPRVSGKARKSPGGKWGSIRGSGRLSAYNPDVGNRLASKESPQPNGGPSEALFFRQQRAYLYIIGDKTQLKGGKQDSFQQWEVVPIEVCDVRQVKNSFKKLMKACVPSSSTPDPSMSFHRCLEDSEWMCLVHKVLQVSVLVVELLDTGSSVMVSLEDGWDVTTQVVSLVQLLSDPYYRTFDGFRLLVEKEWLSFGHRFSHRGAQTLASQSSGFTPVFLQFLDCVHQIHLQFPMEFEFSQYYLKFLAYHYVSNRFRTFLLDSDYERIELGVLYEEKGERKNPQVCKSVWDYIDRLNKKTPIFFNYMFSPEDEEVLRPYSFVSNLKVWDFYTEETLSEGPSYDWELVQRGRQERLAEEVPSKPDTSTPKSHRHIIWPCYDSRIRAVPDAITKLLQDLQRLEAELGLPPEKWKETWDKIKATQRSEARLESRTSFNSSLLMSSNLSHQRRSQGVYLQESGVGSSINLSMDCEASSSVPPVAGRPSTSTLYSQFQSTESENRSFEGILYKRGALLKPWKPRWFVLDKTKHQLRYYESRQDKECTGVIELAEVESVIPGTPTMGAPKHIPEKGFFDLKTTKRVYNFCAQDSLNAQLWMDSIQSCLSDA from the exons gGGGCAGTGAGGGGCAAGGTCGCATTCTCCAGCGCTTCCCTGAGAAAGACTGGGAGGACAATCCTTTTCCACAAGGCATAGAACTG ttctGTCAACCTAACGGATGGCAGTTGGTTCCAGAGAGGGAACCCCCGTCGTTCTTTGTGTCGGTTCTGACTGATATCAACTCAGAGCGTCACTACTGTGCCTGCTTCACGTTCTGGGAGGGCCTGGACAACCCCCAG TTGCAGAAGGCCGAGACCAGCGAGGTGGATGAGGATGAGGTCCCAGGACTGATCCAGCCTGCCCAGGTTTTTGCCCCCAAGAGCCTGGTGCTGGTGTCTCGTCTGGACCACACTGAGGTCTTCCGG AACTGTTTGGGCCTCATCTATACTGTGCATGTGGACAGCCTCAGTGTTCCCTTGGAAACGGTGATCGGAAACCTCCTTACATGTGTCATACCCACTGCTGGTGGTTCTCAG ATAAATGAGTCCCCAGTATGTAGTTTAAATCTTTCCGTTCCGCAAGCCCTAGCCTGTGACTGGCTACTGGGCTGCTTTCAGGACCAG CCTGgccaggaggagagagaggagagcttG agGACTATAACGTTGGGGGCGGGCGATCGGCAGGTCATTCAGACGCCCATCAACGACTCCCTTCCTGTCAGTGGCAGCAGCGTAGCCCACCTCTTTAGACAACTCG GTATAGTGAACGTCCTCTATCTGTTCTGTGCTGCCCTGACGGAACACAAGATCCTGTTTCTGTCCAGGAGCTACCAGAGACTAACAGATGCCTGCAGAGGTCTACTGGCCATTATGTTCCCCCTCAAATAcag TTTTACGTATGTCCCCATCCTTCCGGGAAAACTCCTGGAAGTGTTGAGCACTCCCACGCCCTTCATCATCGGGGTCAACTCCTTCTTCCGCTCCGAGACCCAGGAACTG TTGGACGTGATCATCGCTGACCTGGACGGAGGCACGGTGACCGTCCCGGAGTGTGTCCACATCTCCCTGCTCCCCGACCCGCTCTTACAGCAGACGCAAACCGCCCTCTCAATG GTGCTGGACCCAGAGCTGGAGACAGCTGACCATGCCTTCCCCCCATCGTCCACTCAAccctcctcactcaaaatccaG GATAAGGAGATCCGGGCCGTGTTTTTGTGGCTGTTCGCCCAGCTGTTCCACGGCTATCGCTGGTGTTTGCACATCATCCGCATACACCCGGAGCCAGTCATCCGCTTCCATAAG GCTGCGTTCCTGGGACAGAGGGCTCTGACGGAGGACGACTTCCTGATGAAGGTCCTGGATGGCATGGCGTTCGCTGGGTTCATATCGGAGAGAGGACCGCCTTACAGACCAACAGACCTGTTCGATGAC CTGATAGCCAATCAGGTGGAACGTATTCGCCAGGAGGAGTGCTACCCGCACAAAGTCATGAACCACGTTAAGGAGCTAGCCGAGCAGCtgttcaaaaat GAGAACCCCTATCCTGCCGTGGCCATGCATAAGGTGCAGCGGCCAGTTGAGAGCCCCGGTCACGGTGACCCCAAGAACCTAACCATCTTCCCCCTGCTGGATGACGTCACAGTCCAGCTCTTCATCGACCACGCCGCCGCCAAGCTCAAGGGTGCCCCGCCCGTGGTCAAGGCCGAACTCAAGGGCATGGTACCCTCCGGCCCTCCGCTGG GAGACATAGTGGATCGTCACGGTCATGTGCTGGCCAACAGCGCTCGCAGGCTGGAGGTGGTCCGGAACTGCATTACATACATCTTCGACAACAAGATGCTGGAGGCCAAGAAG CTTATGCCAGCTGTTCTGCGGGCACTGAAGGGCCGGGCAGCCCGCGTGTGTCTGACCCAGGAGCTTAACCAACATGTTCTGCAGAACCGAGCTGTTCTGGATGATCAGCAATTTGACTACATCGTCCGCATGATGAATTGCACCTTGCAG GACTGCTCACACATGGATGAACATGGTATCGCAGCTGCCCTGCTTCCTCTGGTCACAGCCTTCTGCAGA AAACTAGGTGCCGGCATCACCCAGTTCGCCTACAGCTGTGTTCAGGACCACATGGTGTGGACCAACATGCAGTTCTGGGAAGCTATGTTCTACAGTGATGTTCAGAACCACATCAGAGCCCTGTACCTGGAGGCAGATGAGGGAGCGCAGCCCAGCTCT GAGTCGGTTCCAGCCGGAGGTCAGGAGCTCCTGGGTGCCCTGGAGCTGGCGTCGGAGCAGAGTCGACTGTGGCCGGCGCTCAGCAAGGAGCAGCAGAGTGAGCGCGTGCAGAAGGAGGAGAGCACGGTGTTCAGCCAGGCCATCCACTACGCCAACCGCATGTCCTACCTGCTGCTGCCCCTGGACACAAGCAAGAACCGCCTCCTCAACCGGACCGGCATCGGGGACGTGGAGAGTGTCAGCAACAGCTATGTCACCAACAG CATTGCTGGCAGCATGGCGGAGAGCTACGATACGGAGAGTGGCTTTGAGGACGCAGAGAGCTCCGACGTGGCCAATTCTGTGGTGCGTTTCATCAACCGATTCGTAGACAAGGTGTGCAACGAGAGCGGGGTGACCAACGAGCACCTGAAGGCTCTACACACCATGATACCAG ACATTGTTCAGATGCACATCGAGACGTTGGATGCAGTCCATAGGGAGAGTAAGCGACTGCCGCCGATCCAAAAG CCTAAGCTGCTGAGGCCTGTTCTCCTGCTGGGGGAGGAGTTTGTGATGGACGGCATGCGGGTACACCTGTTGGCAGACGGCCGGGAGGAAGCCACCGGGGCCATGGGGGGTCCCCCGCTGCTCCCTGCCGAGGGGGCCATCTTCCTCACCACTTACCGCCTCATCTTCAAGGGCACGCCCCACGACCCTCTGG TGGGTGAGCAGGTTGTGACTCGGTCTTTCCCCATCGCCTCCCTGACCAAGGAGAAGAGGATCTCAGTCACTATGCCAATGGACCAGTACATACAGGAGGGCCTGCAGCTCCGCTCCTGCACTTTCCAG TTGCTGAAGATCGCTTTTGACGAGGAGGTGGCGTCGGACCTGGCCGAGGTGTTCCGGAAGCACATGCACAAGCTCCGCTACCCCCAGCACGTCCAGGGGACCTTTGCCTTCACCGTTGGCCAGTGTGGCAAGACGTTGGTGGAACACAAGACCAAGGACAAGAACCAGTCAATAAA AACACTTTCCAAAAACCTGGTGAAGAGTGCCAAGAGGACCATCGGGCGACAGTACGTGACCAGGAAGAAGTATACACCTCCCACCTGGGAGAACCGGGGCAGCTTGCAGTCCGAGCCGGATGAGGACGACATTTCAG TCTCAGAGGAGCTGGACCCGAGCTCACTGaccctctcctccaccatccGCTCCTCGGACAGACAGACCATGAGCAACGTGGTTGAGCGGGCCTGTTGTCGTGACTACCAGCGCCTGGGTCTGGGCACGCTCAGTAACAGCCTGACTCGCTCCAAGAACGAACCGTTCCGCATCTCCACGGTCAATCGCATGTACACTGTCTGCAGGAG CTACCCTGGCCTGTTGATCGTGCCCCAGAGTATCCCCGACTCCACCATCCAGCGCATCTCCCGCTGCTACCGGCAGAATCGTTTCCCCGTGGTGTGCTGGAGGAACTCCCGTACCAAGGCGGTGCTGCTGCGCTCAGCAGGCCTCCACGCCAAGGGAGTGGTGGGCTTCTTCAAGTCGCCCAACGCTTCCAGCGCCG GCCCCTCCCAGACCGACTCAACCAGCCTGGAGCAGGAGAAGTACATGCAGGCCATCATCAGCTCCATGCCCTCCTACTCTGAACCCAGTGGTAGGAACACACTCAGCGGATTCACCTCCACTCACATGAGCACCTCAG AGTCATCAGATAAGCTGAGGCAGCCTAAGATTGGCGCTTTAATGAAACAAGTGATGGGAGGAAAGGATGAAGTCCCTGGAACCTTCAGCCGAGGAG CTCTGGGTCAAAGGGCGAGggtcatctccctctctcagcccAGGGTTTCAGGCAAAGCCAGAAAATCCCCTGGAG GGAAGTGGGGCAGTATCCGAGGCAGTGGCCGCCTGAGTGCCTACAACCCCGACGTGGGGAACCGTCTGGCCAGTAAAGAGTCCCCCCAGCCCAACGGGGGGCCCAGCGAGGCCTTGTTCTTCCGACAGCAGAGGGCCTACCTCTACATCATCGGGGACAAGACACAGCTCAAG GGAGGGAAGCAGGATTCCTTCCAGCAGTGGGAGGTGGTGCCCATAGAAGTGTGTGACGTGCGGCAGGTGAAGAACAGCTTCAAGAAGCTGATGAAGGCGTGTGTGCCCAGCTCGTCCACCCCAGACCCCAGCATGTCATTTCACCGCTGTCTGGAGGATTCCGAATGGATGTGCCTG gtgcatAAGGTCTTGCAGGTGTCTGTCTTGGTGGTGGAGCTCCTGGATACAGGCTCGTCAGTCATGGTCAGCCTGGAGGATGGTTGGGACGTCACTACTCAG GTGGTGTCCCTGGTGCAGCTCCTATCAGACCCATACTACCGGACGTTCGACGGCTTCCGCCTGCTGGTGGAAAAGGAGTGGCTATCGTTTGGCCACAGGTTCAGTCACCGCGGTGCCCAAACCCTGGCCAGCCAGAGCAGTGGCTTCACCCCGGTCTTCCTGCAGTTTCTCGACTGTGTGCACCAG ATCCACCTGCAGTTCCCCATGGAGTTTGAGTTCAGTCAGTACTACCTGAAGTTCTTGGCCTACCACTATGTGTCCAACCGCTTCAGAACCTTCCTGCTGGACTCGGACTACGAACGCATCGAGCTTG GGGTTTTGTATGAGGAGAAGGGAGAGCGGAAGAACCCACAGGTATGCAAGTCAGTGTGGGATTACATCGACCGACTCAACAAGAAAACCCCCATCTTCTTCAACTACATGTTCTCACCAGAGGACGAGGAG GTCCTGAGACCGTACAGCTTTGTGTCAAACCTGAAGGTGTGGGACTTCTACACGGAGGAGACCCTCTCTGAAGGCCCGTCGTACGACTGGGAGCTGGTCCAGAGGGGCCGACAGGAGAGGCTTGCCGAGGAGGTGCCGAGCAAACCAGACACCAGTACCCCGAAGTCCCATCGCCACATCATCTGGCCCTGCTACGACAGCCGTATCCGGGCGGTGCCCGACGCCATCACCAAACTGCTGCAG GACCTACAGAGGCTGGAGGCCGAGCTGGGGCTGCCGCCGGAGAAGTGGAAGGAAACCTGGGACAAGATCAAGGCCACCCAACGGTCCGAGGCCAGGCTGGAGAGCAGG ACGTCGTTCAACAGCTCCCTGCTCATGTCGTCCAACCTGAGTCACCAGCGGCGCTCTCAGGGCGTGTACCTGCAGGAGAGTGGCGTGGGCTCCTCCATTAACCTGTCCATGGACTGTGAGGCCAGCTCCTCTGTCCCCCCCGTGGCGGGGCGTCCCAGCACCAGCACCCTGTACAGTCAGTTCCAGAGCACCGAGAGCGAGAACAG GAGTTTTGAGGGCATCCTGTATAAGAGAGGCGCGCTGTTGAAACCTTGGAAACCCCGCTGGTTTGTGCTGGACAAGACCAAACATCAG CTGAGATACTATGAGAGCAGACAGGACAAGGAGTGTACGGGGGTGATTGAGCTGGCGGAGGTGGAGTCTGTCATTCCAGGCACGCCCACCATGGGAGCGCCCAAACACATACCGGAGAAAGGCTTCTTCGAC CTCAAAACGACCAAACGAGTGTATAACTTCTGTGCACAGGACAGCCTCAACGCTCAGCTGTGGATGGACAGTATTCAGAGCTGCCTCTCCGACGCCTGA